The following proteins are encoded in a genomic region of Pelodictyon phaeoclathratiforme BU-1:
- a CDS encoding putative signal transducing protein, with translation MSESGEVYVLKSLLEKEEVACVIRNEHLFIAVGELSPQECLPALWIFNDADYPKALELIEAWRSSQAETLSQWVCPDCGETIEGQFSSCWQCGKQRYET, from the coding sequence ATGAGCGAATCGGGCGAGGTTTATGTGCTGAAGAGCCTGCTCGAAAAGGAAGAGGTAGCCTGTGTCATCCGCAATGAACATCTTTTTATTGCAGTGGGTGAACTTTCGCCTCAGGAGTGCCTCCCGGCACTCTGGATTTTCAATGATGCGGACTACCCCAAAGCCCTTGAGTTGATAGAGGCTTGGCGAAGTTCTCAGGCTGAAACTCTCAGTCAATGGGTTTGTCCGGATTGTGGCGAAACGATTGAAGGTCAGTTCAGTTCATGCTGGCAGTGCGGGAAACAACGTTACGAAACATGA
- the gcvT gene encoding glycine cleavage system aminomethyltransferase GcvT, which produces MKKTALYSWHEEAGAKIIDFGGYLMPVQYRGIIAEHHAVRSAAGLFDVSHMGNFYVRGARAKEFLQYMTTNDLDNAEDGQAQYNLMLYPHGGIVDDLIIYRIDSETFFLIVNASNAQKDFEWLQQHIAAFEGVVLEDHTDQLSLIALQGPLALNILATVFPALDVPALGAFRFCKVLFQGTEVMIAGTGYTGEKGVEICLPNAMALPLWEALFEAGKESGIQPIGLGARDTLRLEMGYSLYGHEIDQDTNPLEARLKWVVKMGKGHFMGKEACQQVEGNLKRGVAGFSLDGRVLPRQHFKLYNSDRQEIGWVCSGTLSPTLQEPVGTCNVVREYLKPGTPILVEVRGSLHTGVIRRLPFVTTSLS; this is translated from the coding sequence ATGAAAAAAACAGCATTGTACTCCTGGCATGAAGAAGCCGGAGCTAAAATTATCGATTTCGGTGGTTACCTGATGCCGGTACAATACAGGGGAATTATTGCTGAGCATCATGCTGTCCGCAGTGCGGCCGGGCTTTTTGATGTGTCGCATATGGGCAACTTTTATGTCAGGGGTGCACGGGCAAAAGAGTTTCTTCAGTACATGACGACCAACGACCTCGACAACGCGGAGGATGGTCAGGCGCAGTACAATCTCATGCTCTATCCTCATGGCGGCATTGTTGATGACCTGATTATCTACCGCATCGACAGCGAAACGTTTTTTCTTATTGTCAATGCAAGTAATGCCCAAAAAGATTTTGAATGGCTGCAGCAGCATATCGCAGCATTTGAAGGGGTTGTGCTTGAGGATCATACCGATCAACTTTCTTTGATTGCCCTGCAGGGTCCGCTTGCCCTGAATATTCTTGCAACGGTCTTTCCTGCGCTTGATGTTCCTGCGCTTGGGGCATTCCGCTTCTGTAAGGTTCTGTTCCAGGGAACGGAGGTGATGATTGCCGGAACAGGTTATACGGGTGAGAAGGGAGTTGAGATCTGTTTGCCGAATGCGATGGCTCTGCCGTTATGGGAGGCGCTGTTTGAAGCGGGTAAAGAGAGCGGCATTCAGCCCATAGGACTGGGTGCACGCGACACACTCCGCCTTGAGATGGGGTACTCACTGTATGGCCACGAGATTGACCAGGATACGAACCCGCTTGAAGCGCGTTTGAAATGGGTGGTAAAAATGGGTAAAGGACATTTTATGGGCAAGGAGGCGTGCCAGCAGGTTGAAGGTAATCTGAAGCGGGGAGTTGCTGGTTTCAGCCTTGATGGCCGCGTTCTTCCCCGCCAGCATTTCAAGCTTTACAACAGTGACCGCCAGGAGATTGGCTGGGTTTGCAGCGGGACACTTTCGCCGACACTCCAGGAGCCGGTTGGTACCTGCAATGTGGTGCGTGAGTACCTGAAGCCGGGTACTCCAATTCTGGTTGAGGTTCGCGGAAGCCTTCATACGGGTGTGATCAGGAGGTTGCCGTTTGTTACAACCTCTTTGAGTTGA
- the tsf gene encoding translation elongation factor Ts, with product MSQISAKDVKNLRDITGAGMMDCKKALDETGGDMQQAIDYLRKKGAALAAKRADRDAREGMVEIKMTADHKAGIILELNCETDFVARGEDFTNFTVALGELALAKCISSPEALMTLTLGEAYGGETVDDAIKTMTGKLGEKISLKRLVYIDAGDGVVESYVHPGAQLGAIIHLATDQPDAVRELARDLAMQVAAAAPIVVDRSFVPADYIAKEAEIYRQQALEQGKKEAFVDKIVLGRLEKYYQDVVLSEQFFIKDSTVKVSDVLNEFRKKHQVKVDVIGFVRCKLGE from the coding sequence ATGAGCCAGATTTCAGCAAAAGATGTAAAAAATCTTCGTGATATAACAGGTGCAGGCATGATGGACTGCAAAAAAGCCCTTGATGAAACTGGAGGGGATATGCAGCAGGCTATCGATTATCTGCGCAAGAAAGGCGCTGCACTTGCTGCGAAGCGTGCAGACAGGGATGCCAGAGAGGGTATGGTCGAAATTAAAATGACCGCCGACCATAAGGCCGGTATTATTCTTGAACTGAACTGTGAGACCGACTTTGTTGCCCGCGGTGAGGACTTTACCAATTTTACGGTTGCCCTTGGTGAGCTTGCCCTTGCAAAGTGCATCTCATCACCTGAAGCCTTAATGACGCTGACACTTGGCGAAGCGTATGGCGGCGAAACGGTTGATGATGCCATCAAAACCATGACCGGCAAGCTTGGCGAAAAGATCAGCCTCAAACGTCTGGTCTATATTGACGCAGGTGACGGTGTGGTCGAATCCTATGTTCATCCCGGTGCACAGCTTGGCGCAATCATTCATCTTGCTACCGATCAGCCCGATGCTGTTCGCGAACTGGCCAGGGATCTTGCCATGCAGGTCGCCGCAGCAGCTCCGATTGTTGTTGACCGCTCCTTTGTTCCAGCCGATTACATCGCAAAAGAGGCGGAAATTTATCGTCAGCAGGCTCTCGAACAGGGAAAGAAAGAGGCGTTTGTCGACAAGATTGTTCTTGGCAGACTTGAAAAGTATTATCAGGACGTTGTGCTCAGCGAGCAGTTCTTCATCAAGGACAGCACCGTCAAGGTATCTGACGTGCTCAATGAGTTCCGAAAAAAGCATCAAGTAAAGGTTGATGTGATCGGATTTGTCCGCTGCAAGTTGGGAGAGTAA
- the rplM gene encoding 50S ribosomal protein L13, whose translation MSKTLSFKTYSAKPAEVDRKWYVVDAEGQVLGRMASEIAKVLRGKHKPQFTPHIDTGDFIVVTNAEKVALTGKKEEQKSYFSHSQYPGGVKIDHVKDLLKKRPERIIENAVWGMLPHNNLGRQLFRKLKVYAGSEHPHASQAPVEMKVN comes from the coding sequence ATGAGTAAGACGTTAAGTTTTAAAACATATTCGGCAAAGCCTGCAGAGGTCGACAGGAAGTGGTACGTTGTTGATGCCGAGGGTCAGGTATTGGGCAGAATGGCTTCTGAAATTGCAAAGGTCCTCAGGGGCAAGCATAAGCCACAGTTTACGCCGCATATCGATACCGGTGATTTCATTGTGGTAACCAATGCCGAAAAAGTTGCCCTAACCGGCAAAAAAGAGGAGCAGAAGAGCTACTTCTCGCATTCCCAGTATCCGGGTGGTGTCAAGATTGACCATGTCAAGGACCTTCTGAAAAAAAGACCTGAAAGGATTATTGAAAATGCTGTGTGGGGAATGTTGCCGCACAACAATCTCGGCCGTCAGTTGTTCAGAAAACTCAAGGTTTATGCCGGTTCCGAGCACCCGCATGCTTCGCAGGCTCCTGTTGAAATGAAGGTAAACTAA
- the rpsB gene encoding 30S ribosomal protein S2 has product MSHFQLEEMLRAGVHFGHLARRWCPKMKPYIFMEKNGVHIIDLQKTVVLADEALKALEAIAQTGREIMFVGTKKQAKHIIAEQAERAGMPYVCERWLGGMLTNFQTIRQSIRRMNSIDRMATDGTYDMITKKERLMLGREKEKLMRILGGIATMTRLPAALFIVDIKKEHIAIKEARSLGIPIIAMVDTNCDPELVDFVIPANDDAIRSIQLMVKAVADTVINARALKVENEVLAGMDEEEEDGDIDVEKEEISE; this is encoded by the coding sequence ATGTCACATTTTCAGCTTGAAGAGATGCTCCGCGCAGGAGTCCATTTCGGTCACCTTGCACGTCGCTGGTGCCCAAAAATGAAGCCGTACATTTTCATGGAAAAAAACGGCGTTCATATTATCGATCTGCAGAAAACCGTCGTTCTTGCCGATGAGGCACTGAAGGCGCTTGAAGCAATTGCACAGACAGGCAGGGAGATCATGTTTGTCGGTACCAAAAAACAGGCCAAACACATTATTGCCGAACAGGCAGAGCGTGCAGGGATGCCTTACGTTTGCGAGCGTTGGCTGGGTGGTATGCTTACCAACTTCCAGACCATTCGGCAGAGTATCCGGCGCATGAACTCCATCGACCGGATGGCGACGGATGGAACGTATGATATGATTACCAAGAAAGAACGCCTGATGCTGGGCCGTGAAAAAGAGAAGCTCATGAGGATTCTCGGTGGTATTGCCACCATGACAAGGCTTCCAGCCGCGCTCTTCATCGTTGACATCAAGAAAGAGCATATTGCCATCAAGGAAGCCCGCTCACTCGGTATTCCCATCATTGCCATGGTCGATACCAACTGCGATCCTGAACTGGTTGATTTCGTCATTCCAGCCAATGACGATGCAATCCGCTCCATTCAGTTGATGGTCAAGGCTGTTGCCGATACCGTCATCAACGCACGGGCGCTGAAAGTGGAAAATGAAGTGCTTGCCGGTATGGATGAAGAGGAAGAGGATGGCGATATCGACGTCGAAAAGGAAGAGATCAGCGAATAA
- a CDS encoding Mrp/NBP35 family ATP-binding protein, giving the protein MTTNHDESTHASCSHNQGNGEAAHASCGHHHCEHERPLQQVKHIIAVASGKGGVGKSTFAVNLSIALAQTGAKVGLIDADLYGPSIPTMFGLLDAKPEVTEKHLVPLEKWGVKLMSIGFLIETDTAVIWRGPMVSNAIKQFISEVDWSELDYLIFDLPPGTGDIQITIAQTVPLTGAIIVTTPQDVAIADVSKAVSMFRKVNVPILGVVENMSYYELPDGTKDYIFGHHGGEIFARTQGLSFLGSIPIDRAVREGGDNGTPYMLSHPDSATSKAINQATMEVARRISITEAERGNKQS; this is encoded by the coding sequence ATGACAACAAATCATGATGAATCAACACATGCGTCCTGCAGCCATAATCAAGGCAATGGAGAAGCTGCACATGCATCCTGCGGCCATCATCACTGCGAGCATGAACGTCCGCTGCAGCAGGTAAAACACATTATTGCCGTCGCATCAGGGAAGGGAGGAGTTGGAAAATCAACCTTCGCCGTAAACCTCTCCATTGCACTTGCCCAGACAGGAGCAAAAGTTGGCCTGATTGACGCTGATCTTTACGGCCCGAGCATTCCAACCATGTTCGGACTGCTCGATGCCAAACCGGAAGTAACTGAAAAACATCTTGTCCCACTGGAAAAATGGGGTGTCAAACTGATGTCCATCGGTTTTCTGATCGAAACCGATACGGCGGTTATCTGGCGCGGCCCAATGGTTTCGAACGCCATCAAGCAGTTTATCAGTGAGGTAGATTGGAGCGAGCTCGATTACCTGATCTTCGATCTTCCTCCCGGCACCGGAGATATCCAGATCACAATCGCCCAGACCGTTCCCCTGACTGGCGCCATTATTGTTACAACACCGCAGGATGTAGCCATTGCTGATGTATCGAAGGCTGTCAGCATGTTCCGCAAGGTCAATGTGCCGATTCTTGGAGTGGTTGAAAACATGAGCTATTACGAACTGCCGGATGGAACAAAAGACTATATTTTCGGACATCATGGAGGAGAGATATTTGCCCGTACCCAGGGACTTTCCTTCCTCGGCTCCATTCCGATCGATCGTGCTGTACGCGAGGGTGGAGACAACGGAACACCCTATATGCTCAGCCATCCCGATTCGGCGACATCAAAAGCCATCAATCAAGCCACAATGGAGGTTGCACGCAGGATTTCCATCACCGAAGCGGAACGGGGAAATAAACAATCATAA
- a CDS encoding NifU family protein, with translation MSSTKDYLPNSDALYDRVIAALETVRPYLQVDGGDCQIVGITKDMTVDVKLLGACGSCPMSTLTLRAGVEQAIKKAVPEIVRVESV, from the coding sequence ATGAGCTCCACCAAGGATTACCTTCCAAACAGCGATGCGCTTTACGACAGGGTTATTGCAGCACTTGAAACCGTACGTCCCTATCTGCAGGTTGACGGAGGAGATTGCCAGATTGTCGGCATTACCAAAGATATGACCGTTGATGTAAAACTGCTTGGCGCATGTGGTTCATGCCCCATGAGCACCCTTACCCTGCGTGCCGGTGTCGAACAAGCTATCAAAAAAGCAGTTCCGGAAATTGTACGCGTTGAATCAGTGTAA
- a CDS encoding TPM domain-containing protein — MRSVLRVLLFLMVALIQFVPLNGHTAIQVPALSGRVNDYGSMISAPVKAELEAKLQQFEAAESTQIVILTIPSLQGDPIENFSIRAVEAWKIGQKGTDNGVLLIVSRDDRKVRIEVGYGLEGRLTDLLAGRIINDEIVPAFKSRQFDAGFTRGVDAIIAAVHGEYKAKPVKKKDKTSFPLLFSILFLIYLISQIFRGHRGGPMANGGLGGGFYGGGFGGGSGGGGFGGGGGGFGGGGASGDW; from the coding sequence ATGAGATCCGTTCTGAGGGTTCTGCTCTTTTTGATGGTTGCACTGATTCAGTTTGTGCCGCTCAACGGCCATACGGCAATTCAGGTGCCGGCTCTTTCAGGACGGGTCAACGATTATGGCTCCATGATCTCCGCACCGGTAAAGGCGGAGCTTGAAGCAAAGCTTCAGCAGTTTGAGGCTGCCGAGTCAACGCAGATTGTTATTCTGACCATTCCATCGCTTCAGGGCGACCCCATCGAAAATTTTTCGATACGGGCGGTCGAGGCATGGAAGATTGGCCAGAAGGGTACCGACAACGGTGTACTACTCATTGTTTCACGCGATGATCGAAAGGTGCGCATTGAGGTTGGCTATGGTTTGGAGGGAAGGTTGACCGATCTTCTTGCAGGACGAATTATCAATGACGAGATTGTTCCAGCCTTCAAGTCCAGGCAGTTCGATGCCGGATTTACCCGAGGGGTCGATGCCATTATTGCGGCTGTTCATGGAGAGTACAAGGCAAAGCCAGTGAAGAAAAAGGATAAAACTTCATTTCCCCTCCTCTTCAGTATTCTCTTTCTTATATATCTGATCAGCCAGATTTTTCGTGGCCACAGAGGCGGCCCAATGGCAAACGGCGGTCTTGGTGGTGGCTTCTATGGTGGCGGCTTTGGTGGTGGAAGCGGTGGAGGTGGCTTTGGCGGCGGCGGCGGTGGTTTCGGCGGCGGTGGAGCGTCAGGTGATTGGTAG
- a CDS encoding TPM domain-containing protein, translating to MKDPAEKFLAAAERLQIEARIAEAEMRTSGEIVVMVVPSSYHYPLASMIGSSLLAILLGVAVAFFTGHESMWFFLELFGLSFIVLHELLKRIPLLKRLFVTASDMKEEVEEAAINAFYQKDINQTVDHTGILIYISLFEHHVRVIADKGINAKVDKAVWQEIVDTIVGGIKSKAQAAAIAGAVDRCAAILAAHFPLKAGDRNELGNEVIIGRGK from the coding sequence ATGAAAGATCCGGCAGAAAAATTTCTTGCAGCGGCAGAACGGCTTCAGATTGAGGCGCGAATAGCGGAAGCTGAAATGCGCACCTCAGGTGAAATTGTGGTTATGGTCGTTCCGTCAAGTTATCACTATCCTCTTGCAAGCATGATCGGCAGTTCGCTTCTGGCGATACTCCTTGGTGTTGCCGTGGCCTTTTTTACCGGGCACGAGAGTATGTGGTTTTTTCTTGAACTCTTTGGCCTTTCGTTTATCGTGCTTCACGAACTGCTCAAACGAATTCCTCTTCTCAAACGTCTCTTTGTCACGGCATCGGATATGAAGGAGGAGGTCGAAGAGGCTGCCATCAACGCCTTTTATCAGAAGGATATTAACCAGACCGTTGATCATACCGGCATTCTCATCTATATTTCACTGTTTGAGCATCATGTTCGTGTGATTGCCGATAAAGGCATTAATGCCAAAGTTGACAAGGCGGTCTGGCAGGAGATTGTCGATACCATTGTTGGAGGGATCAAAAGCAAGGCCCAGGCCGCAGCAATAGCGGGAGCCGTTGACCGGTGCGCTGCAATTCTTGCCGCCCATTTTCCCCTGAAAGCCGGAGATCGTAATGAGCTTGGCAATGAGGTGATTATTGGCCGGGGTAAGTGA
- the rpsI gene encoding 30S ribosomal protein S9 yields MKEVIDTVGRRKTSVARAFMIPGKGRVIVNKLPIEEYFKDEFKRQQALRPLVITERAEEFDIKINVQGGGVSGQSGAVSLAIARALTEFDETARVILKTEKLLTRDPRMVERKKFGRKKARKRFQFSKR; encoded by the coding sequence ATGAAAGAGGTTATCGATACAGTAGGCCGCCGTAAAACCTCGGTGGCTCGAGCTTTTATGATTCCGGGAAAAGGCCGGGTTATTGTCAACAAACTGCCGATTGAAGAGTATTTCAAGGATGAATTCAAGCGCCAGCAAGCCCTTCGGCCTCTCGTTATTACCGAAAGAGCGGAAGAGTTTGATATCAAGATCAATGTTCAGGGTGGCGGTGTAAGTGGTCAGTCCGGCGCAGTCAGCCTTGCCATTGCTCGTGCACTTACCGAATTTGATGAAACCGCCCGTGTTATCCTCAAAACAGAGAAGCTTCTGACAAGGGATCCCCGTATGGTTGAGCGGAAAAAATTCGGACGCAAAAAGGCCCGCAAACGCTTCCAGTTCTCGAAACGTTAA
- a CDS encoding DNA translocase FtsK — MKNNNKGVKGTPLDMKALQKEIGGLVLMLLALFLIAALLSFHPDDEASFGTLAWHDIFSRSARDVAESIHNPFGLFGARISAFFIRSFLGYSVILPLTAIFLWGWLLLRAKSLKPAILFSLYSLAFSLDIATMFGLTSAPFSDMMAGAIGRMLAEFLSVVIGFTAALVLLSVIALVLTLYMGQTALAEGMRLVLAAVKSSVRSFAAFRAKRAEKRKKKAELQKLKEKKREEKREEKRKLALKKEAQKKEELKKQTLKQEPESEPFVSASAVPLVTPVFQEELLLPEPPLPEPSAAERTPLALQSKIPGEPEMIIHQAVREKEADLDERRLKVQTKDREPYRFPSIDLLEKVPDDNDQIDQQHLDESKRKLLEKLKIYKIEVKRISTTVGPRVTLFELELEPDVKVSRVKSLENDLAMALSARGIRIIAPIPGKNAVGVEIPNGKPKTVWLRSVLQVEKFKNSTMMLPIVLGKTIANEVYIADLATMPHLLIAGATGAGKSVCINVIISSLLYACSPDKVKFVLIDPKRVELFQYQHLKNHFLMRFPGIEEQIITDPQKAVYALKCVVKEMEIRYETLEKAGVRNIGDHNRRIPEEALPYIVVVIDELADLMITAGREVEEPIIRIAQLARAVGIHLIVATQRPSVDVITGIIKANFPARIAFQVASRVDSRTILDGSGAEQLLGNGDMLYQPSNQPKSMRIQGPYVSSGEVEEITSFIGSQHALKNMYVLPSPDINKGNGISSSGYQEKDGKDSMFEEAARLVVTHQQASVSLLQRRLRLGFSRAGRVMDQLEFSGIVSEADGSKAREVLIQNEDSLELLLRNLD, encoded by the coding sequence ATGAAAAATAACAACAAAGGTGTCAAGGGGACTCCTCTCGACATGAAGGCGCTGCAAAAAGAGATCGGCGGTCTGGTACTTATGTTGCTGGCTCTCTTTTTGATTGCGGCCCTTCTGAGTTTTCATCCGGATGATGAGGCAAGTTTTGGTACCCTTGCATGGCACGATATTTTCAGTAGATCTGCCAGAGATGTGGCTGAAAGCATTCACAATCCATTCGGATTATTCGGAGCAAGGATCTCCGCGTTCTTTATCCGTTCATTTCTTGGCTATTCGGTAATTCTACCGTTAACAGCCATTTTTTTATGGGGATGGTTGCTTCTGCGGGCGAAAAGCCTGAAACCAGCCATTCTTTTTTCTCTCTACAGCCTCGCCTTTTCACTTGATATCGCAACGATGTTCGGCCTTACCTCTGCGCCGTTCAGCGATATGATGGCTGGAGCAATCGGGCGGATGCTTGCGGAGTTTCTTTCTGTCGTGATTGGTTTTACCGCAGCGCTTGTTCTTCTCTCCGTTATTGCTCTGGTTTTGACTCTCTACATGGGGCAGACTGCGCTGGCTGAAGGTATGAGGCTGGTGCTCGCTGCCGTCAAAAGCAGTGTCAGGTCGTTTGCTGCTTTCAGGGCAAAGCGTGCTGAGAAGCGTAAGAAAAAGGCTGAACTGCAGAAGCTGAAAGAGAAAAAGAGAGAGGAGAAAAGAGAGGAAAAGAGAAAGCTTGCACTGAAAAAGGAGGCTCAGAAAAAAGAGGAGTTGAAAAAACAGACACTGAAGCAGGAGCCTGAATCCGAACCTTTTGTATCAGCCTCTGCTGTTCCACTGGTTACCCCGGTGTTTCAGGAAGAGCTTTTGCTGCCGGAACCTCCTTTGCCGGAGCCCTCTGCTGCTGAGAGAACTCCATTGGCGCTGCAGTCGAAGATTCCCGGAGAGCCGGAGATGATCATTCACCAGGCTGTCCGTGAAAAAGAGGCTGATCTTGATGAGCGTCGTCTGAAAGTGCAGACCAAGGACAGGGAGCCTTATCGTTTCCCGTCGATCGACTTGCTGGAAAAAGTCCCCGATGACAATGATCAGATCGATCAGCAGCATCTCGACGAAAGCAAGCGGAAACTGCTTGAGAAACTCAAGATCTACAAGATTGAGGTGAAGAGGATTTCAACAACGGTTGGGCCTCGTGTGACCCTTTTTGAACTCGAACTTGAACCGGATGTCAAGGTCAGTCGGGTCAAATCCCTTGAAAATGACCTTGCCATGGCGCTGTCGGCAAGAGGTATCCGGATTATTGCACCGATTCCGGGAAAGAATGCTGTTGGTGTGGAGATTCCCAACGGCAAGCCGAAAACGGTCTGGCTCCGGTCGGTGCTGCAGGTTGAAAAATTCAAGAACAGCACCATGATGCTGCCGATTGTGCTCGGTAAAACTATCGCCAATGAGGTCTATATTGCCGATCTTGCCACCATGCCGCATCTCCTGATTGCTGGCGCTACCGGAGCCGGAAAGTCGGTCTGCATCAATGTCATTATCTCAAGCCTGCTCTATGCCTGCAGTCCCGACAAGGTCAAATTTGTGCTGATCGATCCAAAACGGGTTGAGCTATTTCAGTATCAGCATCTGAAAAACCATTTTCTCATGCGTTTTCCCGGCATTGAGGAGCAGATTATCACGGATCCCCAGAAGGCGGTCTATGCGCTGAAGTGTGTTGTCAAAGAGATGGAGATCCGTTACGAGACCCTTGAAAAAGCAGGTGTTCGCAATATTGGAGACCATAATCGCCGTATCCCCGAGGAGGCTCTGCCCTACATTGTTGTGGTCATTGATGAGCTTGCCGATCTCATGATAACGGCAGGACGGGAAGTTGAAGAGCCCATCATCAGGATAGCCCAGCTTGCCCGTGCCGTCGGTATTCATCTGATTGTGGCGACTCAGAGGCCATCGGTCGATGTCATTACCGGTATCATCAAGGCAAACTTTCCTGCCAGGATCGCTTTTCAGGTGGCAAGCAGGGTTGATTCACGCACCATTCTCGATGGCTCAGGGGCTGAACAGCTTCTTGGTAATGGCGACATGCTTTATCAGCCATCCAATCAGCCAAAATCGATGCGTATTCAGGGGCCTTACGTCTCGTCGGGTGAGGTTGAAGAGATTACCTCCTTTATCGGTTCACAACATGCGCTGAAGAACATGTATGTGCTTCCCTCCCCTGATATCAACAAAGGTAACGGGATATCATCATCGGGGTATCAGGAAAAAGATGGCAAGGACAGTATGTTTGAGGAGGCGGCAAGGCTTGTGGTGACGCACCAGCAGGCGAGTGTATCGCTGCTGCAAAGGCGTCTCAGATTGGGATTCAGCCGCGCAGGGCGAGTGATGGATCAGCTTGAATTCAGCGGGATTGTCAGTGAGGCAGACGGAAGTAAAGCCAGAGAAGTCCTCATTCAGAATGAAGACTCCCTGGAACTTTTATTGCGTAATCTTGACTGA
- the der gene encoding ribosome biogenesis GTPase Der, whose amino-acid sequence MKPLIALVGRPNVGKSTLFNRILRQRSAIVDPTPGVTRDRHIAEGEWQGKQFLLMDTGGYNADGDTISMAMLEQTLMAIRDADIVIFLTDVRAGLSYEDLELGRLLQRTFQHKQLFFVVNKVETPQLSLDAESFIKTGFTAPYFISARDGSGVADMLDDILESLPETEKQLQEKESAIQLAVVGRPNVGKSSFVNSLLGSNRLIVSNIPGTTRDAIDSRFIRKQQEFILIDTAGLRKRTKIDAGIEYYSSLRTEKAIERCDVALVMLDAAPGIEKQDMKIINMAVERKKGALLLINKWDLIEKDSKTSKIYEETLRSNMGNLSYVPVLFISALTKKNLYRAIDTAQQISQNRSRKISTSVLNKFLEEALSHTHPSTKSGKELKIKYMTQINAAWPVFAFFCNDPLLVQANFRKFLENKLREHFSLEGVPISMRFMQK is encoded by the coding sequence ATGAAGCCTTTAATCGCTCTGGTGGGCCGGCCTAACGTCGGCAAATCAACCCTGTTCAACCGAATTCTGCGCCAACGAAGCGCCATTGTAGATCCTACCCCCGGTGTAACGAGAGATCGGCACATCGCAGAGGGAGAGTGGCAAGGCAAGCAATTTCTCCTGATGGATACCGGAGGCTATAATGCCGATGGCGACACCATCAGCATGGCAATGCTTGAGCAGACGCTGATGGCTATTCGTGATGCCGATATTGTTATCTTTTTGACCGATGTACGTGCCGGACTCTCCTACGAGGATCTTGAACTCGGAAGATTGCTGCAGCGAACCTTCCAGCACAAGCAGCTTTTCTTTGTGGTAAACAAGGTCGAAACCCCGCAACTCTCTTTGGACGCAGAGTCGTTCATCAAAACCGGTTTCACCGCCCCCTATTTTATTTCAGCAAGAGATGGAAGCGGAGTTGCCGATATGCTTGACGACATCCTTGAGTCGTTACCTGAAACAGAAAAACAGCTTCAGGAAAAAGAGAGCGCCATCCAGCTTGCCGTTGTCGGAAGGCCAAATGTCGGGAAATCAAGTTTTGTCAACTCCCTGCTCGGCTCAAACCGCCTCATTGTATCCAACATACCCGGCACAACACGGGATGCTATCGACAGCCGCTTCATACGCAAGCAGCAGGAGTTCATTCTCATTGATACGGCAGGACTGAGAAAACGGACAAAAATCGATGCTGGTATTGAGTACTACAGCTCGCTGAGAACGGAGAAGGCCATTGAGCGCTGCGACGTTGCACTCGTCATGCTTGATGCTGCGCCAGGCATTGAGAAGCAGGATATGAAAATCATCAATATGGCAGTTGAGCGCAAAAAAGGGGCGCTCCTGTTGATCAATAAATGGGATCTGATTGAAAAGGATTCAAAAACAAGCAAGATCTACGAAGAGACCCTGCGTTCCAACATGGGCAACCTCTCCTATGTCCCCGTCCTCTTTATTTCGGCGCTCACCAAAAAGAACCTTTACCGGGCAATAGACACGGCTCAGCAAATCAGCCAAAACCGCTCCCGTAAAATCAGCACCAGCGTGCTCAACAAATTCCTTGAGGAGGCGCTTTCACATACACACCCTTCCACAAAATCGGGCAAAGAGCTCAAGATCAAGTACATGACCCAGATCAACGCCGCATGGCCGGTCTTTGCCTTTTTCTGCAATGATCCTCTCCTGGTTCAGGCCAATTTCAGGAAGTTTCTTGAAAACAAGCTTCGCGAACATTTCAGCCTGGAGGGAGTACCCATTTCCATGCGTTTTATGCAAAAATGA